The following DNA comes from Papaver somniferum cultivar HN1 chromosome 4, ASM357369v1, whole genome shotgun sequence.
GACCGCGTGTTTCCCAGCCATCTCGTATAATTGTACTTCGTAGATAATTATTGTCTACATGGACATTGTCCATTCTATTCAGCTGGGGTGTGAAGAAGTTTTGGCAAAAAATACGATAAGGGATTATTATTCAAAAAATAATTTATAACGCAAACATCTCTACAGCCAAACTACTCAAGCAACCAGAAAATATCTACTGCAatggaaaataaataatctcaaAAAGACTCGTGAACAAGACTAATCATCAGATGCATCGGATTCGTCATCAGATTTGTCAGAATTATCAGATTCGTCATCATTATTGTCTTTCGAAGAGTCCTCGTCAGATTCTCCCTCAGAGTCACTGTTAGGACCATTGATGAAGTCTAGTCTCTCATCAGGATCGATGTACATCATATCCCAGTACTCTTCTTTTTCACGCTCAGCTTCGAGTTCAGCTTCAACCAATCGCTCAATCTCCCTGGTACGTCGGTCTGGTTTAATTTTGCTTCTCCTGTGGCACCCACACGGGTTCGTCTTCTGAAGCATCTGAATCCGAAGCTACACCGTCAGCACGAGATCTAAGTTTCTCCTCAGCTGTAAACTTCCTGCGCTGGAACCGTTCCCTCTCTTGTCGATAATCATCTAACATCTCGTCCTCAGCCTTTCTCTTCAAGAAGTTATCATGAGTAACTTTCGAGTGATCGAGGTGTATACCATTCATAACTTTCTTAGCATTCTTCGATGATTGTACCATCTTGGCACGAGCTTTGAATGCATAAGTCTTGGAATACTCTTCAGAGGAGGAGCTAGAAGAGTAgtaataatcataatcactgcgaCTGCTGGAAGTCATCATTGTATGGAACCAGAGACGCATAGTTATGGATATGCCAATGACAATTTCACAacgaaatggtaattcttaactcttatctttttacgattccactaacaatagtgatggtaatgcaagagttaacactccaaaattcgctcgtttcttcgaatctacaaaagacgagaAAAACTCAAGTTTTCACAAAATCATGAACACTTACATCATACGAACATTAATCATCGAATTATGAAAAACGTCAGGCTTTGGTTttctaaaatatatatatacatatatataaataaataaaaacgtgATTATCTCatgtaaaaaataaaatataaaaaaattgacgTGAGCAAAAAACTCacgtgattttatcaaaataaaataaaaaattggataCTCCACGGCTCGataaaaaatctcttttccttcgtacgatcgtctttcgttgaaacgaaggtttatttcggttttgtgaaaagttcacaccttttaagataaagt
Coding sequences within:
- the LOC113272575 gene encoding glutamic acid-rich protein-like: MTSSSRSDYDYYYSSSSSSEEYSKTYAFKARAKMVQSSKNAKKVMNGIHLDHSKVTHDNFLKRKAEDEMLDDYRQERERFQRRKFTAEEKLRSRADGVASDSDASEDEPVEIERLVEAELEAEREKEEYWDMMYIDPDERLDFINGPNSDSEGESDEDSSKDNNDDESDNSDKSDDESDASDD